One region of Alosa alosa isolate M-15738 ecotype Scorff River chromosome 1, AALO_Geno_1.1, whole genome shotgun sequence genomic DNA includes:
- the nsl1 gene encoding kinetochore-associated protein NSL1 homolog produces the protein MNMALKITTTDQASDFQLGKYKGLFNSMLEGQNEIAENVKTDLMQELLSTFETAVRENIIVDGCSNDEVRHEDGERITLDDILDEKIVETTRKRSCYPKKIIPFVVRSLKAERKLMEMYEHTADTEEMEREAFQDHIMKNVSEGVPKRFRQVTAVMKSLQEVCVRAEGLHQVLTLQPSVKSLEIYREVVDRYREETR, from the coding sequence atgaacatggcGCTAAAAATTACCACTACTGATCAAGCGTCCGATTTCCAGTTGGGAAAGTACAAAGGACTGTTTAACAGTATGCTTGAGGGGCAAAATGAGATTGCCGAAAACGTCAAGACCGATCTCATGCAGGAACTATTGTCGACATTTGAAACCGCGGTTCGAGAGAATATCATTGTTGATGGATGTTCAAATGACGAGGTTCGGCATGAGGATGGCGAGAGAATAACATTGGACGATATACTGGATGAAAAAATTGTTGAGACAACCAGAAAGCGCAGCTGTTATCCAAAGAAGATCATTCCCTTTGTTGTGCGATCGCTGAAGGCAGAACGAAAACTGATGGAGATGTACGAGCATACAGCAGACACTGAGGAGATGGAACGGGAAGCCTTTCAAGATCACATCATGAAAAATGTGTCCGAGGGAGTACCCAAACGTTTCAGACAAGTAACCGCGGTAATGAAGTCTTtgcaggaggtgtgtgtccGGGCAGAAGGTCTGCACCAGGTCCTTACCCTCCAGCCTTCAGTGAAGTCTTTGGAGATCTACAGAGAGGTGGTTGACAGATACAGAGAGGAAACCCGTTAA
- the wdr89 gene encoding WD repeat-containing protein 89, translating into METLEETFKTLAIARRLQPSEPTYILDVALQPSPSGSSAALVAVSCSNRTVRLHHRETLGVHGEFKGHTGRLCGVRFAHGSPDLLYSGSADGTLRCWDARRPGSDATRVFRSEVGHAFCSFDLSSNDTVVCAGTEQVGEDSFLVFWDARMASGKPEGKQPGLLGVYTESHSDDITAVRFHPRVADRLASGGMDGLVNVFDLSQGGEDDALITTRNCDSSAGTICWAGVDGEQLLCLTHDEGLHLWDVRQLDSDDPLTLLSASDARSLVTLPDGHALEHFVGGAWLEWAGQLQVVGGTSKGELHLLECSGQGLRAVRSLTDGHSATVRCFLWEPAGGALLTGGEDGQLLQWRAGATELQGAQRDTLKSTSAMQLKTKAHRKHPSKRNNT; encoded by the exons ATGGAGACTCTGGAGGAGACGTTTAAGACGCTGGCCATCGCCCGCCGACTGCAGCCCAGTGAGCCCACCTACATCCTGGATGTGGCTCTGCAGCCCTCCCCCTCCGGCTCCAGCGCCGCCCTGGTGGCTGTCAGCTGCTCCAACCGCACGGTGCGCCTCCACCACCGCGAGACGCTGGGCGTGCACGGGGAGTTCAAAGGTCACACGGGGCGGCTGTGCGGGGTGCGCTTTGCGCACGGCTCCCCTGACCTGCTCTATTCGGGTTCGGCCGACGGGACGCTGCGGTGCTGGGACGCGCGCCGCCCCGGCTCCGATGCCACGCGGGTGTTCCGCAGCGAGGTGGGCCACGCGTTCTGCTCGTTCGACCTGAGCAGCAACGACACGGTGGTGTGTGCGGGGACGGAACAGGTGGGCGAGGATTCCTTCCTGGTGTTCTGGGACGCGCGCATGGCCTCGGGCAAACCAGAGGGAAAGCAGCCGGGGCTGCTGGGGGTGTACACGGAGTCGCACAGTGATGACATCACGGCAGTGCGCTTCCACCCACGTGTGGCGGACCGGCTGGCCTCGGGAGGGATGGATGGCCTGGTGAACGTGTTCGACCTGAGCCAGGGGGGAGAGGACGACGCACTCATCACCACCCGCAACTGCGACTCCTCTGCTGGCACCATCTGCTGGGCAG GTGTCGACGGCGAGCAGCTGCTGTGTCTGACGCACGATGAGGGTCTCCACCTGTGGGACGTGCGGCAGCTGGACTCAGACGACCCGCTGACCCTGCTGAGCGCCAGCGACGCCCGCTCGCTCGTCACACTGCCCGACGGCCACGCCCTGGAACACTTTGTGGGTGGGGCGTGGCTGGAGTGGGCGGGGCAGCTGCAGGTTGTGGGAGGGACCAGTAAAGGAGAGCTCCACTTGCTGGAGTGCAGCGGGCAGGGCTTGCGGGCGGTTCGCTCGCTAACGGACGGCCACTCAGCCACTGTGCGCTGCTTTCTGTGGGAGCCTGCAGGGGGCGCCCTGCTGACGGGTGGGGAGGACGGCCAGCTGCTGCAGTGGAGGGCGGGCGCCACCGAACTACAGGGGGCCCAAAGGGACACACTGAAGAGCACCTCCGCCATGCAGCTCAAGACCAAAGCTCACCGCAAGCACCCCAGCAAGAGGAACAACACCTGA